One Vibrio tapetis subsp. tapetis DNA segment encodes these proteins:
- a CDS encoding SGNH/GDSL hydrolase family protein, producing MNNSALLKQLQAGGTLDLYQLYLTFHPTPVHQLLSELQKLKQENQLSTKLSHQVTQAEKAFADADASKSAEENLKIIGQELDLQQRAHSMSRYIQLSDNHRHFTPQMELVMFGDSITEWGPWADALPQTKVANRGLAGDTTRGMLGRIDTTTNVEPKLVCIMAGINDLAQGYAVSEVFENYTRMLETWKTRNIPVIVQSTLHVGIALDELNAKVSKLNQQLEDYCTHYDFYFLDINKTLAPNKILSNTFSCDDLHLNARAYQIWLDALAPVLTTQLCKEGL from the coding sequence ATGAACAACTCAGCATTACTCAAACAACTTCAAGCTGGTGGTACTCTAGATTTATACCAACTCTACCTTACGTTTCATCCCACTCCCGTCCACCAGCTTCTTTCCGAACTACAAAAACTCAAACAAGAGAATCAACTCTCAACTAAATTAAGTCATCAAGTGACGCAAGCTGAAAAAGCCTTCGCCGACGCCGACGCCAGCAAGAGCGCGGAAGAAAACTTGAAGATAATCGGCCAAGAGCTTGACCTCCAACAAAGGGCACATAGCATGAGCCGTTACATCCAACTGTCTGATAACCACCGGCACTTTACTCCGCAAATGGAATTGGTCATGTTTGGCGATTCAATTACCGAATGGGGACCTTGGGCCGACGCACTTCCCCAAACGAAAGTCGCCAATCGCGGACTAGCAGGTGACACGACTAGAGGCATGCTTGGCAGAATAGATACCACCACTAACGTTGAACCTAAATTAGTTTGCATCATGGCGGGTATTAACGATTTGGCTCAGGGTTATGCGGTTTCTGAAGTCTTCGAAAACTACACTCGTATGCTTGAAACATGGAAAACTCGCAACATCCCTGTCATCGTGCAATCGACGCTTCATGTTGGTATCGCTCTTGACGAACTCAACGCTAAAGTCAGCAAACTTAACCAGCAATTAGAAGACTATTGCACTCATTACGACTTTTACTTTCTAGATATCAACAAAACACTCGCACCCAACAAGATATTGTCCAATACTTTTAGCTGTGACGATTTACACCTCAATGCCAGAGCTTATCAAATCTGGCTTGATGCTTTAGCTCCTGTGTTAACAACTCAGCTTTGTAAAGAAGGCCTATAA
- a CDS encoding GNAT family N-acetyltransferase produces the protein MSYSKAFKELDKSQHDRASFDCGEKELNGFIQTQAAKHMQAGISRTMVLPASVPLPNQKYPICSFYSIAPSSISRDTLPKAMAKKLPRYPIPVFLLAQLAVHKEFHGSGLGKVSLIKALEYLWEINSHMRAYAIVVDCFTEQAESFYAKYGFEVLCEINGRARMFIPMKTVGQLFT, from the coding sequence GTGAGTTATTCCAAAGCTTTTAAAGAATTGGATAAATCACAACACGATAGAGCATCATTTGACTGCGGTGAAAAAGAGTTAAATGGTTTTATCCAAACTCAAGCCGCTAAACATATGCAAGCAGGTATTAGCCGAACCATGGTTTTACCTGCTTCAGTGCCATTACCAAATCAAAAATATCCAATTTGTTCATTTTATAGTATCGCGCCAAGCTCAATTAGCCGTGATACGTTGCCAAAAGCAATGGCTAAAAAATTACCACGCTATCCAATTCCTGTTTTTCTTTTAGCTCAGCTTGCAGTTCATAAGGAATTTCATGGCAGTGGGTTAGGTAAAGTTAGCTTAATCAAAGCCCTAGAATATCTTTGGGAAATTAACTCTCACATGAGAGCTTATGCCATTGTTGTTGATTGTTTTACCGAACAAGCAGAGTCATTTTACGCAAAATATGGTTTCGAGGTTCTTTGCGAAATCAATGGTCGTGCAAGAATGTTCATTCCAATGAAAACAGTCGGTCAGTTATTCACTTAG
- a CDS encoding DUF1778 domain-containing protein: protein MATARLDIRLDEEIKAKAEKASALLGLKSLTEYVVRLMDEDSTQVISEHESITVEANVFDQFMIACDEAKAPNKALLEAAAFTKSGEFK from the coding sequence ATGGCGACTGCAAGACTTGATATCCGTTTGGATGAAGAAATCAAAGCTAAGGCTGAGAAAGCTTCAGCTTTACTTGGTTTAAAAAGCTTAACTGAATACGTTGTTCGTTTAATGGACGAAGATTCAACTCAGGTGATTTCAGAACATGAAAGCATCACTGTTGAAGCAAATGTATTTGACCAATTCATGATTGCTTGTGACGAGGCTAAGGCTCCGAATAAAGCATTACTTGAAGCGGCTGCATTTACTAAAAGTGGTGAGTTTAAGTGA